DNA sequence from the Dunckerocampus dactyliophorus isolate RoL2022-P2 chromosome 4, RoL_Ddac_1.1, whole genome shotgun sequence genome:
gcttttttccccaaataaaatgattatttttgtctgataatattacaagtttgcgTTTGTACAATTATTGTTATAAGTAGGTAGTAATACAGTATGACTGCATTCAAGTCacagtatgacttttttcttgtgattttacgaccttattctcataaaatcacataccttttttcttgtaataataCGGGTTCATTTTAGTAAACTTTTGACTGTTGTTTCGAATTTCTTTTTACTAGCTTTCCCCCCAcccctaaataaataaaatgattatttttttggtaatattgcAACCTTCACTTGcgatatgacttttttcatgtaattttacaaccttatgctcataaaatgacgtgttttttttttttttgtaataataccAGTTTAGTCTTaagtttaatctttttttttttttcatttcaatgtGGCCTTGGTGCTTCCAttgtgaaaaaagaaaaaacaacaaatgaacagTTATTTTTTGCCTtatgaaaatattgatatttggcATATTAAGATGTGACGCATCATTATATTGCCATTCTCTCCAACCCCCTACCTTATAGAGGATCAAAATGCTCTGCCAATTCATAAAGAGCCATAAGACAACGGTATGACGACACACTTGTGCCATGTATCGATATGACCTTGTTATTGCTTCCGCTGTTGCAGAAATATATGATACACTTaccagacacttcattaggtacacctgccggagatccaatacaagagctgtaaaaaaaaaaactgcttttcCAAACATAATActaatatttgtatgtattaatgcAATAAGATGATTACAATTTTGGTTATATTGGATATTTTGAATGCAGGCTTATCTATTGTTGTGCCCAGTAGGTGTATATACTTTACATGtacttactgtatgttgtaaTTTATCCCAATACATTGCTGCTCAGTACTTCTCCTGCATTGATTGAAGGTTCACTTAAGGGAGAGCAAGCATTACTGTATTGTGTGTTCGTTAGCATTTGCTGAGCTAATCACGCTACCTTTAATCCTCTGATTGCAGCCCAGGTGTTTATGAACCTAAACCGGGGCGATGATTGGCGAGGCAGTTGTTTTCGGAAAACTCATAATctaacaacttcatttttaaacttggataatgatttggagtgcatgagaaagtgggaagGAAAGCATAGCTCCCTTTGACCACATGGCCATCTGGTAACAAGTGTGTTGCTCAAtaaactgctcagtcagcatgAATTCAGCTGCTGAGTAGCGCAACCGACaatttaaagcgcatgcagaggtggaTCGCATTCACGGTACAACCTAAAATTGtctatgtatgaatgtgtagtGGATAGTTAtgtgttacatacagtacagctcAGTGATGAATGAGCAGGGACACAAGGACATGTTTTCTTTATGGAAAAGTCCCTCACATTTGTGCCAAGATTTTTCCGGAAGCTTCTGTGTGAAAATGAAGGAAGGTGATTTCAGAAAAGACACTGTGAATGTGTGCAAACTGGAATAATGTAATCAGTGAGGAGAGAGGATGAGTTTGGATGCGCGgtgctgtgggtttttttgtgtttttttaagtccttCAAACTTTCTATGCAGATGTCAGTATGTCAATTTATTTCTTTGCCCGCTCACAATGAGTTCATCAGATGAATTTCAACCTTTCCAAATGTTACAGACACTTTAGAAGAAGCACTTTGAACACGTACAGTACATCAGTTCGACGCAGTATTAGGACCACattggaaaataataaaaattggagatttcgagaattaagttgtaaatggacgagaataaattcataaatttctgagaaaataaaagttgtaaatgtacgagagaaaaagtcagaatatgagaataaagtaataaatttacaaagaaaaaagtcgtaaatttacaagaaaaaaagtcagaatattacgagactaaagtcgtaaatttacgagaatgaagtcggaATACTACGTGttatacgtgtcagagggagaaggaaggaaactttcctcttgcttcaggcaagcttttctTTATAACGTTGCAGCAAAACAGATTAGCATGCGTGGCCCTTCTcgcttccgccttccttaccgcGCCTCCTCCAcatgccaaaggtcacataagtccccccttttcatagctgtctcaggcaatgcctgtaacaaagttacaaggttttttttcgtaaatgaacaactttattctcgtacatttatctttattatagaaatctcagattatttcaATACTGGctttgaaaaggggggactaATGTGACGTTGGCTTTGGgcaaaatttacgactttttttttctctgaaatttacgactttttttcctcagaaatgTACGActctgttcttgtaaatttatgactttattcttgaaatctcagatctttttttttcaatgtggccctaacactCGGTCGTACATTTAGTAGGATAGAACTTTGTAGTAGGATTTAGTAGGATTTCATATAAAATGATCACAAGGTGTCGTCACGTTAACTGTGAcaccacatacagtaaatgtacgGTATAGTCGCCTCATTGTGTTATTCCATACATACTTTCTCCTACCCTTCCTGTTTACCTGCTTTTGAGTTACTGTAGGCTATGACTGATACAATACACGGGCGGATTAGGGCCACACTAAAAGAGCAAAAAGTATAGCAaaattatgaggggaaaaaagaataaagttaaaaacatgacttaagtctcttgagtttttttttcctggtgaaATTATTTTGTTGCGTAATATCAAATTACTTTGTTCCTGTAAATAGTAcatttgtgagttttttttttgtcatattatggctcatttttttcccatgatatcatgactattttcataaaatgacttGTCAAAAACAATTTAGTGTTTTGTCTTGTaataggcaaggcaagtttatttatagaggacaattcacacacaaggtaattcaacatgctttacagaaaagaagggtaaaataatatgactttactgtaaaaaaaacaaaaaaaatgtattgtaacattttgaccattctcataaattacttttttttctctctaataaggggactttattaccataaatgtcctttttttcttgtaatattctaactATTGTcgtatttgttttctttataaTAATAGGATTCttaagactttatttttcctaaaattgatatatttttttctcgtcATATTCTGAAtttgttttcataaaatgacTTGTTTTGTTCTCACAGTATTGTGACTTGATTACTTGTTTCTTCCCCCctctacactcaacaaaaatataaacacaacacttttgtttttgctcccattttgtaTGACATGAATTTAAAGATCtacaactttttccaaacacaaattatcaccatttctctcaaatactgTTCACAAATCGGTCTAAATTTGTGATAGCGAGCAcgtccatcccacctcacaggtgtgccatatcaagatgctgattagacaccatgattagtgcctgagactgcccacaatataaaaggccactctgaaatgtgcacttTTGTTTTCCCCGGTCAGCCATTGCGGGCGTAACTTGGCTTGTCAAACAGTTTTGCTCCGATCAACCAATCGGAGGACAGAAAATATGCTGATGCCACTGTGGCAGCTGGCTCTGAGAGGCGAatctgaaattaaaaaaacagccccctTTCTaacagtgtgtatgtgacatgggccagcactcctgattctgaaggccccggGCAGATTAatttgatatggcaacacacagaagcagaaatctgattggacaaaaaaaatgtaacatacacatacagtcctAGAAACAGTGCAGCCAAGGGACGCgttactaaataaaaataatacagtatcatgtaacaaatactagaatttatgTTATAAAtataggtcagtgcttctgatcaTGTTTAGGCCAGCACAGAAGGCTTTACTGGCCCTGACTTTAGTAAACCCTACTGGGAGTAgggtagctttaatgctaatgagtttTGTTTGTCCATGCGTGTCTCCAAAAAGCGCTGTTGTGCACGTAAAAGATAGcacatatcacatacaacaacgcaaCATTACGGAGGTGGAcaagaggacacaaatgttagcaacactagcatggctatgtgagctacagtgctaatgTAGCGTACAAGGTGTAGGGCGTCTCGACAAGAACTCACAAACTCTTTGGAGAGGACATGCCGGCTCCGTTTATTCAACACAACATGTGCCAACCACCCCGTGAGAACAACAGTAGCCTTTTTAATGACGTCATCCCTGCGCCCCCTTCTccaggcatgactaatcaacttaCGCTAAATCAACCTGTTACAtgaacattacactcacattttaacagcaacatcatgctacaGTAAGTTAGCCTATTCACGGAAGAAATACAAAAAGGTTCGTACTTGTAGTTAACTGAccgggctttattttaagatgtgcggCGAAGCCTTCTTTTGGTGTTCAAAAGCAACCATTTTACACAATATGGGACCTTCAAGTCTTCTACTGGTCTCAAGTCGTCTTGTTATTTGTATTCCACAGAAAGAAACGTACAGTGTGAATGAGTTCACGTGTTTCACTCGGAAATAAAGGAGGTCAAACAAACATGCGGTCTGCAGAAGCATGGGGAAAGCTTATTGGCCAATTAAGACGGAGGCTGTGTCCTGCTGCTCTGTATGAGGTTGATTGAATCACTCACAGCTCTTGGTCTCAGGACATTGTCGGTAATTACCCATAAGTCTCTCTCCGCCTTGTATTGGATCTTCAGGCCAATTACGCCCACACAGGCAGTGCACATTGGCCTAATTTATTACCTCCGCTTGCTTGGTGACCTTTTCTGACATACAGTCTGACAGGCGATTCACACTGAAGGTCATGCACTTTGAGGCTGGAAGAGCATTGTGTGTTGATATCAtgaccaaacaggctggaaatGATCCTTTGCTACTTTTGCATGTACAGCACACTACTGTATAACCAACAGTTGGCTTTGCAGTAGACCTGCACCATACTAAGAgctgttttgtacattttaaaaatgatatactgtacagtacatggctGGGAAAATAGTAGAAAGCTTTAGAGTTctatactacaaaataaaaaaaaatatataagaagCATTAAAGGAAAAACGAACACATTTTTGGCGCTTAAAAACTTGTGGGTTTCTTTTATGGGCCTTTGTCGCCATCTGCTGGCAAGGTTTGGTAAAGCTGCGTCATTGTATGCACAAGTGAACACACGCTGCATAAATTTAGAgggattttattattattaaacttggCAAAACTAAAAATTTACCAAATTTGTAGGGatttaaaaagatgttttgtgtAGTTTGGagaattgcatttatttttgtaatagatatatacaactttttttgtgtgtaaaagacacacacacatcctttaTATAGACACATAATAAGGCTACCTTgaaaactacttaaaaaaaGACCATTCCCTGATGATGTTATCCATCTATTAACGAGACGGACTTTCAACCGAGGGAATACTCCAGATATGCTCACGCGAGCGCCCGGAATAAAATGcactatgaaatattaataattaatgttagcagacgtaaatgtcacaggagtccttgcgtgagttAGCAACCCTTTAGTCTTCTtctattacaatatttgctggaggaataaactgtatattaaaaaaaatatttggaacgCAATACAAActgattattaattatttttggctGTTGTCTTGTCTTGGTCTGGTTATTATTgttagtatttttattattactgttattattttaacaatagTACTATTTTATTTCTGCTAAATTGCGGATTTTCACAATTTGTCAAAACCACTTgagccacacagacacacacacacacccacacacaatgAAGCAATGAAATTAACTTTTATTTCTTCCACAGTCCACTTCCACATATCATCCAAAACCTTTCCAATACATATCTTTGTGCAAGCATCAGATTTCTGGGTGACCTTTCACCTTCCCACAGAAACCATCATTAAGCACTGAATGTATACCAGCCTGTCCCTCACCCTCAGTGGAGACTTTCCATAAAAATCTTTGTATAAATGTGTGCAATCGTGCAAGTGAATCTCGTATAGAAAGGAAATCCAAGTAGATGCGTGCATGCTGGAAGTGGTTGTTACTAGGAATGTGTTTAAAAAGGTTATTATTGTGCTGTGTTTACATTAGCAAAAGCTTTGTCCCTTTTTGGGCCAGTGCATTCAAGACTATGCCCAACCTCCACTCTAAACTCCTATTTATCTTGcataatttgttgttttatatatttgcTCAAATATTCTGGGATGCCCAATTGTAATTGTTTTCATGAACCTGTCTGCCATTTTCCTTAATGACTGTCTCCCATCCCGCCATGGTGGCTTCGCCCAGACGCCACTAGAGCGTAGTTTCTGCGCCTGGCTTCATAAACCATGGCGGGACCCAAAGGGAAAACGGTCATTTGGGAACATGACAATGACCTCTAACCTTGCAGCTGACATTCAGCTTACAGGTGGCCTCATTCTCAGCTCACAACCCCCGGGGGTCAGGCTCACATCTCCGGCTGAGGTGGTGGCGGCTGTCAGTCAGCGGGAGGCGGGCGTCACTGTCAGGACTCGCTGACGTGATTGccctcatccagcctgtgtcACTGTCAGGAGGCGGGCAGCGCCTGCTCGCAGTGTCACAGGCTGAGGGGCTGGTTGGCCACCACCTCTCCGAACAGCCTCCGTCAGTGTCAGCATCAGCTGGCCTGCGAGGAGGCGTCCGGGGTGCCTGTGAGCTGTCAGCTGTGCTTGGCCTTTCACCTGGCCTTTTCGGGCACTCACGGGTGCTGCATCACTGAGGGGCCCTGCGCCTCCTGCAAGTTGAGGTCCTCACTAGCCTGTTGTCCTACATTGTGATGAGCTACGCTCTGGTGATGACCCACACTGGGGTCATGGTTTCCATGGTGATGCccgtgatgatgatggtggccATGCCCATGATGGTGCCCATGATGATGCCCCATGTCTGTCTCCACTGCTGGTGCAGCAGGCTCTTCTCCTGCATTCACTTGACACTCACTCGGGATCTCAACACTCTGTAAATTTAAAAGAAGAAGTGAGGATGCTATCCccccatccactttctatactgcttctccttaGTAGGGTGGTGCATtagctggagccaatcccagctgacttttggggtgAGAGGCGAGGTAATCACcaggcacatataaacaaacagccattcacacccatggacaatttacagtcttcAATGAGCCGAACATGTAtgcttttgggatgtgggaggaagtaacCCACCCGAGCATGGGGGGAGCATGGAAACGCTACACAGGTATGTTCCATACCTCGTATTCACAGGCACCACATGAGCGCTTGCAGTAGGCGTCCTTGATGGCCCCCTCAATGTGGCCCTGGCCAATGATGGAATATGGAAGTGAAATCTGGTGAGTGAGGCGTCCGCATCTGATGGGAAAGATGTCAAGAAGACACGAGTCAAATGAAATGCGGATGCGGTCTTAAATTTGATTGACAAGCCATGTTGTCTGTGTTGAACCAATACACTGTAGGTGCATTTTTTCCgagatattcatttttaaacattttttgtattgtGTTCCTTCAATTCCTTGAAGCCTAAAATGGCAACGCTGCACAAAAAGCGTCATCCAGTGGTCtgtcgtttatcacggttaatttgttccagaccagATCACGATAAGTCAATCTCCGCGACgtatgattcaatattaatacactaaatatttttgtagttagagcataggaaacctgttaatgacttctaaatacgtttcttttttaccattattagagctctgtagacatgaaataacacccctatagtcatctttacactcgtattatccgTTGTTGACAACGCATTGCTCAAGTGTaacgcgcaggctacgggatcactgcagggacacgagagacGGTCACGGCTTTAAGtgtagcatgctagcgagctaacaagttagcatccaattgatttattctaacttaagaaagggtttcaaacggagtggggaagaaggacaaagtaagaagccaaaaacataccacttccacacggaatgggaggagaacgttttttttttctctatgtcatgtcagacatgccatggctgattccATGCAGTGTGCAGGGAATGTAATGTAATCTATGacttatcaatgtaacattgctgacacctagtgaccagaatactacacgtgacttctttcaatattttttgactaataatgggtcATAGTCAACCGCAAAACTGACATAATTAATTCATGTTTGAATGAGGGAGCAATGCAGCAACAAAAAATGTCctcttgaaaatgtattttttattctaCATTTATCTTATTGCTacattttcccattcaaagcatgcagaaaaattgttccttcattcatcattttactGTTTTCTGCAAGGGGTCATTGCAACTGAAATGGTAAGATGATGTGCTGCTATTGATGTTGGGCTAATGTGTGTctctgtaaaaatgtgtgtgtgtgtttgtgtgtgcttcaattttagttttttggggggggttaatAAAACTGTGGAGTTATGTAAACATATTGGCCTTTAAAAGgttaaaaacaagacaaatataATTCAGATTTGTATATTAGGTTTAAAAATGGACCAattcaaagtggaaaaaatatgaatatttttgaaacagtttttgggaagctgacattgTTTTGTCACCAGCGACAAATGCATGTTAACTGACTCCTTGCTCTTGTTCTAACCTGTCATAGATGAAAAAGTCATCCTTGGCTCCGTTCAGCAGCTGCCAGATGTCGGGCTGCTGCTCCTCCTGTTTGTAGAGCGCGATGTTCTCTGACAGCCTCTGCTCCAGCATGGGGTGAAGGCTCTGTGCTTGCGCCCCCTGTTGGTTGACGACCATGTAGGTCACATCCCTCAAACCGTCTCTCTCCATCTTCAGGCGCAGGCCATCCATTCTAGAGGGGTGAGTTTTGTTTGGTTTAGTCAGTAGGTTCTCTAAATCTTATACTTAAGTAAGGTGTAAGTTCCAAAGTTGTTTTGTGATGCTGGTTGACTTACGGTACAACTGCTAATTTCAAAACAATTTCTCCCATAGTCAGTAAGCAATGCAAAGGAAATGAATCCGCTACGTGTTCAACCTGTGGCTATCATTCAACCTGTATGGTCTTAACTGTACTGGTCATGTTCTAACTgacatttgagctgtcacagatGTAAACTAAGCTAAGATAGccactttaaaataaaactaaaatacactAAATCTACTCTCACTACATTACAAGGAGGATACTGTCGCCTAGTGGCGTCTTATAGGTATTGCTTGGATTAAATAACCTCTTTTACTCAAACAGCTGGCAAAATTGCTGCGTCTTTTTGTGTATTGCTGCTTCTGATACGACCTCACCAGGGGGAAATTACCGTCAAGTATGTTCAACATGGCACCTGTTTGGTAAAATTGATGTTTAATTAACTGTATTGCTTATATTGTACCGAGAAGCCATGACGCGTGACCCGTTTAGAACA
Encoded proteins:
- the selenop gene encoding selenoprotein Pa isoform X1; the protein is MRTCLSLLLALCLLQGGGAESEGGGPRCQPPPNWRIGAVEPMRAAMGKVTVVALLQASULFCLVQASRMDGLRLKMERDGLRDVTYMVVNQQGAQAQSLHPMLEQRLSENIALYKQEEQQPDIWQLLNGAKDDFFIYDRCGRLTHQISLPYSIIGQGHIEGAIKDAYCKRSCGACEYESVEIPSECQVNAGEEPAAPAVETDMGHHHGHHHGHGHHHHHGHHHGNHDPSVGHHQSVAHHNVGQQASEDLNLQEAQGPSVMQHPUVPEKARUKAKHSUQLTGTPDASSQASUCUHURRLFGEVVANQPLSLUHCEQALPAS
- the selenop gene encoding selenoprotein Pa isoform X2, with amino-acid sequence MRTCLSLLLALCLLQGGGAESEGGGPRCQPPPNWRIGAVEPMRAAMGKVTVVALLQASULFCLVQASRMDGLRLKMERDGLRDVTYMVVNQQGAQAQSLHPMLEQRLSENIALYKQEEQQPDIWQLLNGAKDDFFIYDRCGRLTHQISLPYSIIGQGHIEGAIKDAYCKRSCGACEYESVEIPSECQVNAGEEPAAPAVETDMGHHHGHHHGHGHHHHHGHHHGNHDPSVGHHQSVAHHNVGQQASEDLNLQEAQGPSVMQHP